The DNA segment AGCCGGAGCGCCGATTCGACGGCCTCGCGGTCGATCGTCTTCGGCCACGTCCAGTCGAAGTCGGCCATCGGCTTGAAGCGCCCGAGGCGCGCGCGCGCGAGCCGGCGTTCGAGCCCACGACGGGCCCGTTCGTCGGTCTCCAGCTGGACGACGTGTTCGAGGAGCTGGGTCGCGCTCCAGCGGTGCGTGGTGGCGCGGGCGATGAGGTCGTCGAGCTGGGCGGCGGTGGTGCGCAGGCCAAGCGCCGCCAGGAGGTCAGCGAGGGAGGTCGTCGTCGTCATGCGAGGGCTCCGGTCGGGTCGTGAGCGTGTCGTAGGTGGCGAGCGCGTGCGGGGTGACGTGCAGATCGCGGACGCGGGGATCGTCGGGCAGCACGACGGCGAGTGGTGGAGGCGCGCGGCGGGCCCGGGCCTGTTGATCGAGCACGTGCGCGACGGCCGCGGCGCTGACGGCGCCGCGCGCCAGCGTGTCGGCGAGCGCCGCCTCGAGCGCGGGCGCCCCGAAGCGATCGGCGAGATCGAGCAGGCGGCGCGTTTCCGCGAGCAGCGGGTGGCCGCGCCGCGCGAGCGCGTCGAGGAAGGCGGCGGCGTGGGGACAGAGACTGCGGAGCCGATCGCGCCCGCGCAGCTCGTGGGCGGCCCGCTTGACGGCGGCGAGCGCGGCGAGGTGCGCGGGGTCTTCGACGACCTGGCGATGATCGTAGGAGCGGCTGTGCCGCGCGAGCTCGGTGGCGCCGTCGACGATGCGGACGGTGTGTTCGTCGGCAATGAGGGTGAGCGGCCGACGGACCGCCGCGTGCGGGATCGAGTAGTCGTTCCCATCGAAGCGGACGTACGGGGTCTTGCCCGACGTGACCGCGCGCAGCAGGTGGCAGGGAAAGGGATGCGCCGGGAGCGGCAGGAGTCGCGGCTGCTCTTCGGCGAGGGCCGCATCGACGATCCGGCCTGCGGGATCGCCCGGCACGCGGCGCCGATGTGCCGTCGCGGCGATCCAGGCGGCGAGCTGACGATTCAGATCGGCGAGGTCGGCAAACCGCCGCGCCGCGAAGAAGGCGTGGCGCAGGTACTGGATCGTCCGCTCGACCTTGCCCTTTTCATTGCCGCGGTACGGGGCGCACGGCTTCGGCGCGAAGTGATAGTGCCCCGCCAGCTCGAGCAGGCGCGGGTGATAGCGGACGTGGTCGCCCATCCGTTCGAGGACGACGCTCTTGAGATTGTCGTAGAGGAGCGTGCGGGGCACCCCGCCGAGCGCCGCGAAGGCTTCGACATGGCCGCGCAGGAAGCTCTCGAGCGCGTGGTC comes from the Deltaproteobacteria bacterium genome and includes:
- a CDS encoding IS21 family transposase; the encoded protein is MIADEVTVRIRRLYYAEHWRVGTIATELGVHHTTVVRALNREQLVGATVQRVPSSLLDPYKPFIADVLERHPRLRATRLHAMLQGRGYPGSVLVVRRYVRTVRPRRAEAYLRLQTLPGEQGQVDWGHFGKVTVGHARRPLVCFVLVLSWSRAVYARFALDHALESFLRGHVEAFAALGGVPRTLLYDNLKSVVLERMGDHVRYHPRLLELAGHYHFAPKPCAPYRGNEKGKVERTIQYLRHAFFAARRFADLADLNRQLAAWIAATAHRRRVPGDPAGRIVDAALAEEQPRLLPLPAHPFPCHLLRAVTSGKTPYVRFDGNDYSIPHAAVRRPLTLIADEHTVRIVDGATELARHSRSYDHRQVVEDPAHLAALAAVKRAAHELRGRDRLRSLCPHAAAFLDALARRGHPLLAETRRLLDLADRFGAPALEAALADTLARGAVSAAAVAHVLDQQARARRAPPPLAVVLPDDPRVRDLHVTPHALATYDTLTTRPEPSHDDDDLPR